The Gammaproteobacteria bacterium genome segment TCGTTATGGCGACCAAAGGCAGACTGATACTCACGAAGCTAAAGGGGATGCCGAGTAAGTCCAGCAGACGCATGACCAGTGTTGTGACCAGCGCACCTAGCACATAACCATAGCCGAGCCAGACAGGCCAGGCCTTGGCACCCCTGTCGCGCCACAAAACCCTCAGCCAGACCACGCCCAGCAGCCAGGGCAGCAGCATGCCCGCGGTCAATCCTAAAAATCCCATTTAACGTACCTTCAGCAATCCGTAACCGTTGCCCCAGAGAATGAGATCAACGGGAATTTCCTGATTATTACCCAACAAGAGTTTTTGGGCAGTGGGGTTGTATTGCAACTCTGCTTTTTGGTAGAAGGCGATGTACTCACCTGATCGAAAATTTTGAATAGAGGGAAACCCCGCACTTTTATAAACATTATGCGGATAAAGATAGTAAGCCCCGCGGCCTCGCAAGTAATCCAGGTCGGAAAAAAACAAAATCCTTACTGGTGCGGTTGGCAGATTTTCCTTTACCTTCATTACAAAAACAAATAAATCATCGTCCTCGGCCGATTTGTGCCGTTCTGCCCAGGTCTTCCCTGCATAGTTATGGGAAGTCGCTGACAGCTCATTCAAAAGATTAAACTGCCAGCGCAAATCAAGTAATAGCCAAGCACTGAAAAATAACGTGGGGACTACCAGCGGGTTAAATGCCATAACTCGCAGCCAAACCAGAACAAAATAAAGTCCGCAGGCAATGACTACAATAGCCACTGCTGTGACTAAAAGTGGAAGGGTGGGATATGGTGTTCCTCCATAGAGAAAATTAATGGACGCAGCACTCCAGGGTTCATGGGTCAGCCACTCGGCCACGAGATCGGACAGGGTTGGCTGAGCGTTGACGGGGATGAGTGTGAGACGATGAATCACCAAAGGCCCGGTGAGCGGCGCGGTGATGGCCAGCCCAATCTCGCTGAGCTTGCCGCGCCAGGCGGCGTCATCACTGACGCGCAAAGATAGCGTCTGCTGGTCATCCTTATTGAGGGGTAGAGTAAAAATCTCGCCGGGATTATCAGCCCGGCGCCAAAGAACAAACAAACCTGAGCTTGGGGGTGTGCCGCCGATTTCCAGCCGCACCGTTGAATAATCGGTGGCTTCGATCTGGATAGAGGACGCCGATGCGATGGCCACACCCTTATCAGACAAGGCCTCTACTGCAAGCGTATCCTGGCCTTTGTGCCCTTTGCCTTCTACCAGATTCAACTCAACGCCTGTCCACTGCTGCAGAGCGGGAGGGTGTGGCGGCGCCCGCCAGGCGATAAGCTGCAAAACGGCAGTAAGAAGAAAGACTGCGCTAATCGCCAATAACAGCGGGGCACTGATCCACCACTCTCGCCAAACAGATCTAAGCAACGTCATTGCGCGTTCTGGCTCTTAAAAATCTGGAAAATGCTTAGGAAGATGATTCGCAAGTCAAACCATACTGACCAGTTATTGATGTAATACAAATCATACTTCACGCGCATTTCCATTTTTTCCAGGTCGCCGGTTTCACCGCGTAGTCCATTAATCTGGGCCCAGCCTGTTATACCCGGTTTAACACGTTGACGGAGCAGATAGGGGTCAATACGTTTTTTGTAAAACTCGTTGTGTTCAAGCGCGTGCGGGCGTGGACCGACGATAGACATCTCTCCCCGCAGCACATTAAAGAACTGCGGCAATTCGTCGAGACTGGTGCGTCGCAAAAAAGCGCCAAACGGCGTGATACGCGGATCATTGGGTTTGGCCTGAGTCACCGTTCCCTCGGGCTCGGCGTGTACCTTCATGCTGCGAAACTTCCAGATCCGGATTTCGTCTTTTTCCAACCCGCCGCGTTTCTGTTTAAATAGTACCGGGCCGGGTGAGCTGAGTTTCACGCCCATCGCAATCAAGATCATAAGGGGACTGGTCAGGACTAGAATCAGCGCCGCCAGGATCTTGTCCTCAAGCATCTTGACTATAGCATTGATACCGCTCAGAGGGCTGTCCATCAGGTTAATGACCGGGAAGCCCGCCACCTCGGTGATGGAGTGGTGCAAAAGTTGGAAGCCGTAAATGTTGGGCACCAGGCGGACCTGCACATTGGCATGACGCAGTTCATACAAGAGTGTCTTCATGCGTTCCTCGGCACGCAAGGGGAGTGCAATCCACACCTGATCTATTGCGTCACGTTCCAGATCGCCGGCCAGGCGATTTGTCGTTCCTCTCACCTCGATCCCTTCCAGATGACGGCCGCACAATTGAGGGTCATCGTCATAAAATGCGGTGATGTGGAGGCCCATCCAGGGGGAGTTCTTGATACGCTGGGCGACTTCCCGTCCCAGCGAACCGGCGCCTACAATCACAATATAACGGAGGTTAAAGCCCTTGCGGCGTATATGACGCAACCCCAGCCGCAACAGGATTCTGAAAAGGGTCAACGCCGCAAAGCCGAGTCCTGCCCACAGACCCATCCACTGGCGCGAAAAATCCGTGCCTGTTTTGGTGGCGAACATGACCACCACCAGGCCGGCAATGACAACAAGCCAGGCGCTGAACAGTGTCTGGATTTCAGCCCATAGGCTCGCGCCGCGCTGGGCTTGATACACTCTAAAAAACGGGAAGATGAGAAAACAGAGCAGAAAGGCAGCGATGAAAGCCACCAAATAATGTAACGGGAACTGCAAATTCTCAAATCGAAGGAAGTAAGCTACCACACCGGCCAAGCCTACCAGCAGTGGGTCTAACAGCCGCAGGGCATATTCTAATAGCCCGGAATTTTCCTTCAATAAGCTGCGGGGTGTCACGGTGTGGCTGCCCTTGGCATTGCCTGATATTTATGCGGTATTCGCATCCAGCACCGGAAGTCCTTCCGCAGTGGCTGCCTGGTTGAGCCGCACGTCGAAGGATGAAAAGGCGATCCGGACGCTGGGAGAAATTTGCCG includes the following:
- a CDS encoding undecaprenyl-phosphate glucose phosphotransferase, with amino-acid sequence MTPRSLLKENSGLLEYALRLLDPLLVGLAGVVAYFLRFENLQFPLHYLVAFIAAFLLCFLIFPFFRVYQAQRGASLWAEIQTLFSAWLVVIAGLVVVMFATKTGTDFSRQWMGLWAGLGFAALTLFRILLRLGLRHIRRKGFNLRYIVIVGAGSLGREVAQRIKNSPWMGLHITAFYDDDPQLCGRHLEGIEVRGTTNRLAGDLERDAIDQVWIALPLRAEERMKTLLYELRHANVQVRLVPNIYGFQLLHHSITEVAGFPVINLMDSPLSGINAIVKMLEDKILAALILVLTSPLMILIAMGVKLSSPGPVLFKQKRGGLEKDEIRIWKFRSMKVHAEPEGTVTQAKPNDPRITPFGAFLRRTSLDELPQFFNVLRGEMSIVGPRPHALEHNEFYKKRIDPYLLRQRVKPGITGWAQINGLRGETGDLEKMEMRVKYDLYYINNWSVWFDLRIIFLSIFQIFKSQNAQ